In Populus trichocarpa isolate Nisqually-1 chromosome 7, P.trichocarpa_v4.1, whole genome shotgun sequence, the following proteins share a genomic window:
- the LOC7465592 gene encoding peptidyl-prolyl cis-trans isomerase FKBP43 isoform X3, which produces MAFWGVEVKPGKPFIHAPNNGRRLHISQATLGTGSSMKNSVVQCNVGNSSPVYLCSLFPEKTEISQLHLEFEETVEVVFSVIGPRSVHLTGYYLGGRCGQHFHPDDETESYGEDIADTETERSANGSDEDEYEGSFINDDEDPEIMSPSTVYSSEVEEIFDKKKRKNGKGSHKRLRKKFQFIESDDEDKMPISFLHERESAVKSMGSEAGEKCEKEKGETSEKKVKDNGNWVTVSKGNAGAILGVSKRQIDDHHSFLPSSDMGSQNGAKPKKKGEKHYREEVPLEDDFFFCRALGQQKSIQSEVEADKLDLDLPVTKEDQKTTNDKNVEKLKRRRKKYAKEKESLDADNHLSYKHKAQSDEAEAKNTLQDMLVTDKGNQKDTNDEEDKVQDEAKAGKTGQDMLLVKKENQKQADDDRAVLAWNSNLPPTQLDLESVTKPKKKRKHANKKVLDAIKEHEGKEDDFKTDCHDHELSVQDEHEIGAKPKRKRKEQADKKIPGTCSGSHNNAIKEEEGKQDEDKPTSLDPVVFMQEEQNQKQQSFVTFNVDQSAEESHSKKKKKMRKNEESKKSRTRESMEASNGINA; this is translated from the exons ATGGCTTTCTGGG GAGTTGAAGTGAAACCCGGAAAGCCATTCATTCATGCACCGAATAATGGAAGAAGGCTCCACATTTCACAG GCAACTTTAGGGACTGGTAGTTCAATGAAGAACAGTGTGGTTCAGTGTAATGTAGGAAATTCCAGTCCCGTAtatctttgttctttgtttccTGAAAAGACTGAGATATCCCAATTGCATCTGGAATTCGAGGAGACAGTTGAAGTTGTTTTCTCAGTTATTGGTCCTCGGAGTGTTCATCTTACTGGTTATTATCTTGGTGGCCGCTGCGGTCAACATTTTCATCCAGACGATGAGAC agaaTCTTATGGAGAAGATATTGCAGATACAGAGACAGAAAGGTCTGCAAATGGCAGCGATGAAGATGAATACGAGGGTAGTTTCattaatgatgatgaagatCCAGAGATCATGTCACCATCCACTGTTTATAGCAGCGAAg TTGAAGAGATATTTGATAAGAAGAAACGTAAGAATGGTAAGGGCAGCCACAAACGCCTTAGGAAGAAATTCCAATTCATTGAATCTGATGATGAAGATAAGATGCCTATTTCCTTCCTCCACGAGAGAGAATCTGCTGTAAAAAGCATGGGATCAGAAGCAGGTGAAAAATGTGAGAAGGAAAAAGGTGAAACAAGCGAGAAGAAGGTGAAAGATAATGGCAATTGGGTAACTGTATCAAAGGGGAATGCAGGTGCTATTTTAGGTGTGTCCAAAAG GCAGATAGATGATCACCATTCTTTCCTACCTTCATCTGATATGGGTTCTCAGAATGGTGCAAAACCTAAGAAGAAGGGGGAAAAACATTACAGGGAGGAGGTACCACTTGAAGATGACTTTTTCTTTTGCAGGGCTCTTGGTCAGCAGAAATCCATCCAAAGTGAGGTAGAGGCTGACAAATTGGACCTAGATTTGCCTGTGACTAAAGAAGACCAGAAGACTACAAATGACAA AAATGTTGAAAAGCTgaagaggagaaggaaaaaatatgCAAAGGAGAAGGAAAGTCTTGATGCTGACAATCATTTGAGTTACAAGCATAAAGCTCAGTCAGATGAGGCTGAAGC TAAAAACACTCTGCAGGATATGCTGGTGACTGATAAAGGAAATCAAAAGGACACAAATGATGA AGAAGATAAAGTCCAAGATGAAGCTAAAGCTGGAAAAACAGGGCAGGATATGCTATTGGTGAAGAAGGAAAATCAGAAGCAAGCAGATGATGA TAGGGCTGTCTTGGCATGGAATTCCAATCTTCCTCCCACACAGTTGGACCTTGAAAGTGTTACGAAgccaaagaagaaaaggaaacatgCAAATAAGAAAGTTCTTGATGCCATTAAAGAGCATGAAGGCAAGGAAGATGATTTCAAGACTGACTGCCATGACCATGAACTGTCTGTGCAAGATGAGCATGAAATTGGTGCAAAGCcaaagaggaaaaggaaagaacagGCAGATAAGAAAATTCCTGGGACTTGCAGTGGCAGCCACAATAACGCCATTAAAGAGGAAGAAGGCAAGCAAGATGAGGACAAGCCTACCAGTTTAGACCCTGTTGTGTTTATGCAAGAGGAACAAAATCAGAAGCAACAGAGCTTTGT GACTTTTAATGTTGACCAATCTGCTGAAGAGAGTCActccaagaagaaaaagaagatgaggAAAAATGAAGAGAGTAAGAAGAGCAGGACTCGGGAAAGCATGGAAGCTTCAAATGGAATCAATGCATAA
- the LOC7465592 gene encoding peptidyl-prolyl cis-trans isomerase FKBP43 isoform X2, producing the protein MAFWGVEVKPGKPFIHAPNNGRRLHISQATLGTGSSMKNSVVQCNVGNSSPVYLCSLFPEKTEISQLHLEFEETVEVVFSVIGPRSVHLTGYYLGGRCGQHFHPDDETESYGEDIADTETERSANGSDEDEYEGSFINDDEDPEIMSPSTVYSSEVEEIFDKKKRKNGKGSHKRLRKKFQFIESDDEDKMPISFLHERESAVKSMGSEAGEKCEKEKGETSEKKVKDNGNWVTVSKGNAGAILGVSKRQIDDHHSFLPSSDMGSQNGAKPKKKGEKHYREEVPLEDDFFFCRALGQQKSIQSEVEADKLDLDLPVTKEDQKTTNDKNVEKLKRRRKKYAKEKESLDADNHLSYKHKAQSDEAEAKNTLQDMLVTDKESHKETNDEVKNTLQDMLVTDKGNQKDTNDEEDKVQDEAKAGKTGQDMLLVKKENQKQADDEAVLAWNSNLPPTQLDLESVTKPKKKRKHANKKVLDAIKEHEGKEDDFKTDCHDHELSVQDEHEIGAKPKRKRKEQADKKIPGTCSGSHNNAIKEEEGKQDEDKPTSLDPVVFMQEEQNQKQQSFVTFNVDQSAEESHSKKKKKMRKNEESKKSRTRESMEASNGINA; encoded by the exons ATGGCTTTCTGGG GAGTTGAAGTGAAACCCGGAAAGCCATTCATTCATGCACCGAATAATGGAAGAAGGCTCCACATTTCACAG GCAACTTTAGGGACTGGTAGTTCAATGAAGAACAGTGTGGTTCAGTGTAATGTAGGAAATTCCAGTCCCGTAtatctttgttctttgtttccTGAAAAGACTGAGATATCCCAATTGCATCTGGAATTCGAGGAGACAGTTGAAGTTGTTTTCTCAGTTATTGGTCCTCGGAGTGTTCATCTTACTGGTTATTATCTTGGTGGCCGCTGCGGTCAACATTTTCATCCAGACGATGAGAC agaaTCTTATGGAGAAGATATTGCAGATACAGAGACAGAAAGGTCTGCAAATGGCAGCGATGAAGATGAATACGAGGGTAGTTTCattaatgatgatgaagatCCAGAGATCATGTCACCATCCACTGTTTATAGCAGCGAAg TTGAAGAGATATTTGATAAGAAGAAACGTAAGAATGGTAAGGGCAGCCACAAACGCCTTAGGAAGAAATTCCAATTCATTGAATCTGATGATGAAGATAAGATGCCTATTTCCTTCCTCCACGAGAGAGAATCTGCTGTAAAAAGCATGGGATCAGAAGCAGGTGAAAAATGTGAGAAGGAAAAAGGTGAAACAAGCGAGAAGAAGGTGAAAGATAATGGCAATTGGGTAACTGTATCAAAGGGGAATGCAGGTGCTATTTTAGGTGTGTCCAAAAG GCAGATAGATGATCACCATTCTTTCCTACCTTCATCTGATATGGGTTCTCAGAATGGTGCAAAACCTAAGAAGAAGGGGGAAAAACATTACAGGGAGGAGGTACCACTTGAAGATGACTTTTTCTTTTGCAGGGCTCTTGGTCAGCAGAAATCCATCCAAAGTGAGGTAGAGGCTGACAAATTGGACCTAGATTTGCCTGTGACTAAAGAAGACCAGAAGACTACAAATGACAA AAATGTTGAAAAGCTgaagaggagaaggaaaaaatatgCAAAGGAGAAGGAAAGTCTTGATGCTGACAATCATTTGAGTTACAAGCATAAAGCTCAGTCAGATGAGGCTGAAGCTAAAAACACTTTGCAGGATATGCTGGTGACCGATAAAGAAAGTCACAAGGAAACAAATGATGAAGTTAAAAACACTCTGCAGGATATGCTGGTGACTGATAAAGGAAATCAAAAGGACACAAATGATGA AGAAGATAAAGTCCAAGATGAAGCTAAAGCTGGAAAAACAGGGCAGGATATGCTATTGGTGAAGAAGGAAAATCAGAAGCAAGCAGATGATGA GGCTGTCTTGGCATGGAATTCCAATCTTCCTCCCACACAGTTGGACCTTGAAAGTGTTACGAAgccaaagaagaaaaggaaacatgCAAATAAGAAAGTTCTTGATGCCATTAAAGAGCATGAAGGCAAGGAAGATGATTTCAAGACTGACTGCCATGACCATGAACTGTCTGTGCAAGATGAGCATGAAATTGGTGCAAAGCcaaagaggaaaaggaaagaacagGCAGATAAGAAAATTCCTGGGACTTGCAGTGGCAGCCACAATAACGCCATTAAAGAGGAAGAAGGCAAGCAAGATGAGGACAAGCCTACCAGTTTAGACCCTGTTGTGTTTATGCAAGAGGAACAAAATCAGAAGCAACAGAGCTTTGT GACTTTTAATGTTGACCAATCTGCTGAAGAGAGTCActccaagaagaaaaagaagatgaggAAAAATGAAGAGAGTAAGAAGAGCAGGACTCGGGAAAGCATGGAAGCTTCAAATGGAATCAATGCATAA
- the LOC7465592 gene encoding peptidyl-prolyl cis-trans isomerase FKBP43 isoform X1, producing the protein MAFWGVEVKPGKPFIHAPNNGRRLHISQATLGTGSSMKNSVVQCNVGNSSPVYLCSLFPEKTEISQLHLEFEETVEVVFSVIGPRSVHLTGYYLGGRCGQHFHPDDETESYGEDIADTETERSANGSDEDEYEGSFINDDEDPEIMSPSTVYSSEVEEIFDKKKRKNGKGSHKRLRKKFQFIESDDEDKMPISFLHERESAVKSMGSEAGEKCEKEKGETSEKKVKDNGNWVTVSKGNAGAILGVSKRQIDDHHSFLPSSDMGSQNGAKPKKKGEKHYREEVPLEDDFFFCRALGQQKSIQSEVEADKLDLDLPVTKEDQKTTNDKNVEKLKRRRKKYAKEKESLDADNHLSYKHKAQSDEAEAKNTLQDMLVTDKESHKETNDEVKNTLQDMLVTDKGNQKDTNDEEDKVQDEAKAGKTGQDMLLVKKENQKQADDDRAVLAWNSNLPPTQLDLESVTKPKKKRKHANKKVLDAIKEHEGKEDDFKTDCHDHELSVQDEHEIGAKPKRKRKEQADKKIPGTCSGSHNNAIKEEEGKQDEDKPTSLDPVVFMQEEQNQKQQSFVTFNVDQSAEESHSKKKKKMRKNEESKKSRTRESMEASNGINA; encoded by the exons ATGGCTTTCTGGG GAGTTGAAGTGAAACCCGGAAAGCCATTCATTCATGCACCGAATAATGGAAGAAGGCTCCACATTTCACAG GCAACTTTAGGGACTGGTAGTTCAATGAAGAACAGTGTGGTTCAGTGTAATGTAGGAAATTCCAGTCCCGTAtatctttgttctttgtttccTGAAAAGACTGAGATATCCCAATTGCATCTGGAATTCGAGGAGACAGTTGAAGTTGTTTTCTCAGTTATTGGTCCTCGGAGTGTTCATCTTACTGGTTATTATCTTGGTGGCCGCTGCGGTCAACATTTTCATCCAGACGATGAGAC agaaTCTTATGGAGAAGATATTGCAGATACAGAGACAGAAAGGTCTGCAAATGGCAGCGATGAAGATGAATACGAGGGTAGTTTCattaatgatgatgaagatCCAGAGATCATGTCACCATCCACTGTTTATAGCAGCGAAg TTGAAGAGATATTTGATAAGAAGAAACGTAAGAATGGTAAGGGCAGCCACAAACGCCTTAGGAAGAAATTCCAATTCATTGAATCTGATGATGAAGATAAGATGCCTATTTCCTTCCTCCACGAGAGAGAATCTGCTGTAAAAAGCATGGGATCAGAAGCAGGTGAAAAATGTGAGAAGGAAAAAGGTGAAACAAGCGAGAAGAAGGTGAAAGATAATGGCAATTGGGTAACTGTATCAAAGGGGAATGCAGGTGCTATTTTAGGTGTGTCCAAAAG GCAGATAGATGATCACCATTCTTTCCTACCTTCATCTGATATGGGTTCTCAGAATGGTGCAAAACCTAAGAAGAAGGGGGAAAAACATTACAGGGAGGAGGTACCACTTGAAGATGACTTTTTCTTTTGCAGGGCTCTTGGTCAGCAGAAATCCATCCAAAGTGAGGTAGAGGCTGACAAATTGGACCTAGATTTGCCTGTGACTAAAGAAGACCAGAAGACTACAAATGACAA AAATGTTGAAAAGCTgaagaggagaaggaaaaaatatgCAAAGGAGAAGGAAAGTCTTGATGCTGACAATCATTTGAGTTACAAGCATAAAGCTCAGTCAGATGAGGCTGAAGCTAAAAACACTTTGCAGGATATGCTGGTGACCGATAAAGAAAGTCACAAGGAAACAAATGATGAAGTTAAAAACACTCTGCAGGATATGCTGGTGACTGATAAAGGAAATCAAAAGGACACAAATGATGA AGAAGATAAAGTCCAAGATGAAGCTAAAGCTGGAAAAACAGGGCAGGATATGCTATTGGTGAAGAAGGAAAATCAGAAGCAAGCAGATGATGA TAGGGCTGTCTTGGCATGGAATTCCAATCTTCCTCCCACACAGTTGGACCTTGAAAGTGTTACGAAgccaaagaagaaaaggaaacatgCAAATAAGAAAGTTCTTGATGCCATTAAAGAGCATGAAGGCAAGGAAGATGATTTCAAGACTGACTGCCATGACCATGAACTGTCTGTGCAAGATGAGCATGAAATTGGTGCAAAGCcaaagaggaaaaggaaagaacagGCAGATAAGAAAATTCCTGGGACTTGCAGTGGCAGCCACAATAACGCCATTAAAGAGGAAGAAGGCAAGCAAGATGAGGACAAGCCTACCAGTTTAGACCCTGTTGTGTTTATGCAAGAGGAACAAAATCAGAAGCAACAGAGCTTTGT GACTTTTAATGTTGACCAATCTGCTGAAGAGAGTCActccaagaagaaaaagaagatgaggAAAAATGAAGAGAGTAAGAAGAGCAGGACTCGGGAAAGCATGGAAGCTTCAAATGGAATCAATGCATAA
- the LOC7465592 gene encoding peptidyl-prolyl cis-trans isomerase FKBP43 isoform X4, whose amino-acid sequence MAFWGVEVKPGKPFIHAPNNGRRLHISQATLGTGSSMKNSVVQCNVGNSSPVYLCSLFPEKTEISQLHLEFEETVEVVFSVIGPRSVHLTGYYLGGRCGQHFHPDDETESYGEDIADTETERSANGSDEDEYEGSFINDDEDPEIMSPSTVYSSEVEEIFDKKKRKNGKGSHKRLRKKFQFIESDDEDKMPISFLHERESAVKSMGSEAGEKCEKEKGETSEKKVKDNGNWVTVSKGNAGAILGVSKRQIDDHHSFLPSSDMGSQNGAKPKKKGEKHYREEVPLEDDFFFCRALGQQKSIQSEVEADKLDLDLPVTKEDQKTTNDKNVEKLKRRRKKYAKEKESLDADNHLSYKHKAQSDEAEAKNTLQDMLVTDKESHKETNDEEDKVQDEAKAGKTGQDMLLVKKENQKQADDDRAVLAWNSNLPPTQLDLESVTKPKKKRKHANKKVLDAIKEHEGKEDDFKTDCHDHELSVQDEHEIGAKPKRKRKEQADKKIPGTCSGSHNNAIKEEEGKQDEDKPTSLDPVVFMQEEQNQKQQSFVTFNVDQSAEESHSKKKKKMRKNEESKKSRTRESMEASNGINA is encoded by the exons ATGGCTTTCTGGG GAGTTGAAGTGAAACCCGGAAAGCCATTCATTCATGCACCGAATAATGGAAGAAGGCTCCACATTTCACAG GCAACTTTAGGGACTGGTAGTTCAATGAAGAACAGTGTGGTTCAGTGTAATGTAGGAAATTCCAGTCCCGTAtatctttgttctttgtttccTGAAAAGACTGAGATATCCCAATTGCATCTGGAATTCGAGGAGACAGTTGAAGTTGTTTTCTCAGTTATTGGTCCTCGGAGTGTTCATCTTACTGGTTATTATCTTGGTGGCCGCTGCGGTCAACATTTTCATCCAGACGATGAGAC agaaTCTTATGGAGAAGATATTGCAGATACAGAGACAGAAAGGTCTGCAAATGGCAGCGATGAAGATGAATACGAGGGTAGTTTCattaatgatgatgaagatCCAGAGATCATGTCACCATCCACTGTTTATAGCAGCGAAg TTGAAGAGATATTTGATAAGAAGAAACGTAAGAATGGTAAGGGCAGCCACAAACGCCTTAGGAAGAAATTCCAATTCATTGAATCTGATGATGAAGATAAGATGCCTATTTCCTTCCTCCACGAGAGAGAATCTGCTGTAAAAAGCATGGGATCAGAAGCAGGTGAAAAATGTGAGAAGGAAAAAGGTGAAACAAGCGAGAAGAAGGTGAAAGATAATGGCAATTGGGTAACTGTATCAAAGGGGAATGCAGGTGCTATTTTAGGTGTGTCCAAAAG GCAGATAGATGATCACCATTCTTTCCTACCTTCATCTGATATGGGTTCTCAGAATGGTGCAAAACCTAAGAAGAAGGGGGAAAAACATTACAGGGAGGAGGTACCACTTGAAGATGACTTTTTCTTTTGCAGGGCTCTTGGTCAGCAGAAATCCATCCAAAGTGAGGTAGAGGCTGACAAATTGGACCTAGATTTGCCTGTGACTAAAGAAGACCAGAAGACTACAAATGACAA AAATGTTGAAAAGCTgaagaggagaaggaaaaaatatgCAAAGGAGAAGGAAAGTCTTGATGCTGACAATCATTTGAGTTACAAGCATAAAGCTCAGTCAGATGAGGCTGAAGCTAAAAACACTTTGCAGGATATGCTGGTGACCGATAAAGAAAGTCACAAGGAAACAAATGATGA AGAAGATAAAGTCCAAGATGAAGCTAAAGCTGGAAAAACAGGGCAGGATATGCTATTGGTGAAGAAGGAAAATCAGAAGCAAGCAGATGATGA TAGGGCTGTCTTGGCATGGAATTCCAATCTTCCTCCCACACAGTTGGACCTTGAAAGTGTTACGAAgccaaagaagaaaaggaaacatgCAAATAAGAAAGTTCTTGATGCCATTAAAGAGCATGAAGGCAAGGAAGATGATTTCAAGACTGACTGCCATGACCATGAACTGTCTGTGCAAGATGAGCATGAAATTGGTGCAAAGCcaaagaggaaaaggaaagaacagGCAGATAAGAAAATTCCTGGGACTTGCAGTGGCAGCCACAATAACGCCATTAAAGAGGAAGAAGGCAAGCAAGATGAGGACAAGCCTACCAGTTTAGACCCTGTTGTGTTTATGCAAGAGGAACAAAATCAGAAGCAACAGAGCTTTGT GACTTTTAATGTTGACCAATCTGCTGAAGAGAGTCActccaagaagaaaaagaagatgaggAAAAATGAAGAGAGTAAGAAGAGCAGGACTCGGGAAAGCATGGAAGCTTCAAATGGAATCAATGCATAA
- the LOC7465592 gene encoding peptidyl-prolyl cis-trans isomerase FKBP43 isoform X5 — protein MAFWGVEVKPGKPFIHAPNNGRRLHISQATLGTGSSMKNSVVQCNVGNSSPVYLCSLFPEKTEISQLHLEFEETVEVVFSVIGPRSVHLTGYYLGGRCGQHFHPDDETESYGEDIADTETERSANGSDEDEYEGSFINDDEDPEIMSPSTVYSSEVEEIFDKKKRKNGKGSHKRLRKKFQFIESDDEDKMPISFLHERESAVKSMGSEAGEKCEKEKGETSEKKVKDNGNWVTVSKGNAGAILGVSKRQIDDHHSFLPSSDMGSQNGAKPKKKGEKHYREEVPLEDDFFFCRALGQQKSIQSEVEADKLDLDLPVTKEDQKTTNDKNVEKLKRRRKKYAKEKESLDADNHLSYKHKAQSDEAEAKNTLQDMLVTDKESHKETNDEEDKVQDEAKAGKTGQDMLLVKKENQKQADDEAVLAWNSNLPPTQLDLESVTKPKKKRKHANKKVLDAIKEHEGKEDDFKTDCHDHELSVQDEHEIGAKPKRKRKEQADKKIPGTCSGSHNNAIKEEEGKQDEDKPTSLDPVVFMQEEQNQKQQSFVTFNVDQSAEESHSKKKKKMRKNEESKKSRTRESMEASNGINA, from the exons ATGGCTTTCTGGG GAGTTGAAGTGAAACCCGGAAAGCCATTCATTCATGCACCGAATAATGGAAGAAGGCTCCACATTTCACAG GCAACTTTAGGGACTGGTAGTTCAATGAAGAACAGTGTGGTTCAGTGTAATGTAGGAAATTCCAGTCCCGTAtatctttgttctttgtttccTGAAAAGACTGAGATATCCCAATTGCATCTGGAATTCGAGGAGACAGTTGAAGTTGTTTTCTCAGTTATTGGTCCTCGGAGTGTTCATCTTACTGGTTATTATCTTGGTGGCCGCTGCGGTCAACATTTTCATCCAGACGATGAGAC agaaTCTTATGGAGAAGATATTGCAGATACAGAGACAGAAAGGTCTGCAAATGGCAGCGATGAAGATGAATACGAGGGTAGTTTCattaatgatgatgaagatCCAGAGATCATGTCACCATCCACTGTTTATAGCAGCGAAg TTGAAGAGATATTTGATAAGAAGAAACGTAAGAATGGTAAGGGCAGCCACAAACGCCTTAGGAAGAAATTCCAATTCATTGAATCTGATGATGAAGATAAGATGCCTATTTCCTTCCTCCACGAGAGAGAATCTGCTGTAAAAAGCATGGGATCAGAAGCAGGTGAAAAATGTGAGAAGGAAAAAGGTGAAACAAGCGAGAAGAAGGTGAAAGATAATGGCAATTGGGTAACTGTATCAAAGGGGAATGCAGGTGCTATTTTAGGTGTGTCCAAAAG GCAGATAGATGATCACCATTCTTTCCTACCTTCATCTGATATGGGTTCTCAGAATGGTGCAAAACCTAAGAAGAAGGGGGAAAAACATTACAGGGAGGAGGTACCACTTGAAGATGACTTTTTCTTTTGCAGGGCTCTTGGTCAGCAGAAATCCATCCAAAGTGAGGTAGAGGCTGACAAATTGGACCTAGATTTGCCTGTGACTAAAGAAGACCAGAAGACTACAAATGACAA AAATGTTGAAAAGCTgaagaggagaaggaaaaaatatgCAAAGGAGAAGGAAAGTCTTGATGCTGACAATCATTTGAGTTACAAGCATAAAGCTCAGTCAGATGAGGCTGAAGCTAAAAACACTTTGCAGGATATGCTGGTGACCGATAAAGAAAGTCACAAGGAAACAAATGATGA AGAAGATAAAGTCCAAGATGAAGCTAAAGCTGGAAAAACAGGGCAGGATATGCTATTGGTGAAGAAGGAAAATCAGAAGCAAGCAGATGATGA GGCTGTCTTGGCATGGAATTCCAATCTTCCTCCCACACAGTTGGACCTTGAAAGTGTTACGAAgccaaagaagaaaaggaaacatgCAAATAAGAAAGTTCTTGATGCCATTAAAGAGCATGAAGGCAAGGAAGATGATTTCAAGACTGACTGCCATGACCATGAACTGTCTGTGCAAGATGAGCATGAAATTGGTGCAAAGCcaaagaggaaaaggaaagaacagGCAGATAAGAAAATTCCTGGGACTTGCAGTGGCAGCCACAATAACGCCATTAAAGAGGAAGAAGGCAAGCAAGATGAGGACAAGCCTACCAGTTTAGACCCTGTTGTGTTTATGCAAGAGGAACAAAATCAGAAGCAACAGAGCTTTGT GACTTTTAATGTTGACCAATCTGCTGAAGAGAGTCActccaagaagaaaaagaagatgaggAAAAATGAAGAGAGTAAGAAGAGCAGGACTCGGGAAAGCATGGAAGCTTCAAATGGAATCAATGCATAA
- the LOC7465592 gene encoding peptidyl-prolyl cis-trans isomerase FKBP43 isoform X6 produces the protein MKNSVVQCNVGNSSPVYLCSLFPEKTEISQLHLEFEETVEVVFSVIGPRSVHLTGYYLGGRCGQHFHPDDETESYGEDIADTETERSANGSDEDEYEGSFINDDEDPEIMSPSTVYSSEVEEIFDKKKRKNGKGSHKRLRKKFQFIESDDEDKMPISFLHERESAVKSMGSEAGEKCEKEKGETSEKKVKDNGNWVTVSKGNAGAILGVSKRQIDDHHSFLPSSDMGSQNGAKPKKKGEKHYREEVPLEDDFFFCRALGQQKSIQSEVEADKLDLDLPVTKEDQKTTNDKNVEKLKRRRKKYAKEKESLDADNHLSYKHKAQSDEAEAKNTLQDMLVTDKESHKETNDEVKNTLQDMLVTDKGNQKDTNDEEDKVQDEAKAGKTGQDMLLVKKENQKQADDDRAVLAWNSNLPPTQLDLESVTKPKKKRKHANKKVLDAIKEHEGKEDDFKTDCHDHELSVQDEHEIGAKPKRKRKEQADKKIPGTCSGSHNNAIKEEEGKQDEDKPTSLDPVVFMQEEQNQKQQSFVTFNVDQSAEESHSKKKKKMRKNEESKKSRTRESMEASNGINA, from the exons ATGAAGAACAGTGTGGTTCAGTGTAATGTAGGAAATTCCAGTCCCGTAtatctttgttctttgtttccTGAAAAGACTGAGATATCCCAATTGCATCTGGAATTCGAGGAGACAGTTGAAGTTGTTTTCTCAGTTATTGGTCCTCGGAGTGTTCATCTTACTGGTTATTATCTTGGTGGCCGCTGCGGTCAACATTTTCATCCAGACGATGAGAC agaaTCTTATGGAGAAGATATTGCAGATACAGAGACAGAAAGGTCTGCAAATGGCAGCGATGAAGATGAATACGAGGGTAGTTTCattaatgatgatgaagatCCAGAGATCATGTCACCATCCACTGTTTATAGCAGCGAAg TTGAAGAGATATTTGATAAGAAGAAACGTAAGAATGGTAAGGGCAGCCACAAACGCCTTAGGAAGAAATTCCAATTCATTGAATCTGATGATGAAGATAAGATGCCTATTTCCTTCCTCCACGAGAGAGAATCTGCTGTAAAAAGCATGGGATCAGAAGCAGGTGAAAAATGTGAGAAGGAAAAAGGTGAAACAAGCGAGAAGAAGGTGAAAGATAATGGCAATTGGGTAACTGTATCAAAGGGGAATGCAGGTGCTATTTTAGGTGTGTCCAAAAG GCAGATAGATGATCACCATTCTTTCCTACCTTCATCTGATATGGGTTCTCAGAATGGTGCAAAACCTAAGAAGAAGGGGGAAAAACATTACAGGGAGGAGGTACCACTTGAAGATGACTTTTTCTTTTGCAGGGCTCTTGGTCAGCAGAAATCCATCCAAAGTGAGGTAGAGGCTGACAAATTGGACCTAGATTTGCCTGTGACTAAAGAAGACCAGAAGACTACAAATGACAA AAATGTTGAAAAGCTgaagaggagaaggaaaaaatatgCAAAGGAGAAGGAAAGTCTTGATGCTGACAATCATTTGAGTTACAAGCATAAAGCTCAGTCAGATGAGGCTGAAGCTAAAAACACTTTGCAGGATATGCTGGTGACCGATAAAGAAAGTCACAAGGAAACAAATGATGAAGTTAAAAACACTCTGCAGGATATGCTGGTGACTGATAAAGGAAATCAAAAGGACACAAATGATGA AGAAGATAAAGTCCAAGATGAAGCTAAAGCTGGAAAAACAGGGCAGGATATGCTATTGGTGAAGAAGGAAAATCAGAAGCAAGCAGATGATGA TAGGGCTGTCTTGGCATGGAATTCCAATCTTCCTCCCACACAGTTGGACCTTGAAAGTGTTACGAAgccaaagaagaaaaggaaacatgCAAATAAGAAAGTTCTTGATGCCATTAAAGAGCATGAAGGCAAGGAAGATGATTTCAAGACTGACTGCCATGACCATGAACTGTCTGTGCAAGATGAGCATGAAATTGGTGCAAAGCcaaagaggaaaaggaaagaacagGCAGATAAGAAAATTCCTGGGACTTGCAGTGGCAGCCACAATAACGCCATTAAAGAGGAAGAAGGCAAGCAAGATGAGGACAAGCCTACCAGTTTAGACCCTGTTGTGTTTATGCAAGAGGAACAAAATCAGAAGCAACAGAGCTTTGT GACTTTTAATGTTGACCAATCTGCTGAAGAGAGTCActccaagaagaaaaagaagatgaggAAAAATGAAGAGAGTAAGAAGAGCAGGACTCGGGAAAGCATGGAAGCTTCAAATGGAATCAATGCATAA